From bacterium, the proteins below share one genomic window:
- a CDS encoding MBL fold metallo-hydrolase, with protein MLRTLKIPVGDLQSNCFLAWDEATREAAVVDPGADPERIIEAVRKRDLKMRYILNTHGHGDHIGANGAIKDEYGVPILIHEAELPLLGDPVLNMSSVYGEPVVSPPADGLLAPGEKVKFGGVELEVILTNGHSPGGVSLYDGEGIVFTGDALFAGSIGRCDLPGGNLETLVKAIRKGLLVLPDPTQVLPGHAQNTTIGQERKWNPFLT; from the coding sequence ATGCTCAGGACGCTTAAGATTCCGGTGGGGGATTTGCAGTCGAACTGTTTCCTGGCCTGGGACGAGGCCACGCGCGAGGCGGCCGTTGTCGACCCGGGGGCCGACCCGGAGCGGATAATCGAGGCCGTGCGCAAGCGAGACCTAAAAATGCGCTATATCCTGAACACCCACGGCCATGGCGACCATATCGGGGCCAACGGGGCGATCAAGGACGAGTACGGGGTGCCGATCCTGATCCATGAGGCGGAGCTGCCGCTGCTGGGCGACCCGGTCCTCAACATGTCCTCGGTTTATGGCGAGCCGGTGGTCAGCCCGCCGGCGGATGGCTTGCTGGCGCCGGGTGAGAAAGTGAAATTCGGCGGGGTGGAGCTGGAGGTGATCCTCACCAACGGCCACAGTCCGGGCGGGGTGAGCCTGTACGACGGCGAGGGGATAGTGTTCACCGGGGACGCCCTGTTCGCCGGGTCGATCGGCCGCTGCGACCTTCCCGGCGGCAATCTCGAAACCCTGGTGAAGGCGATCCGCAAGGGGCTGCTGGTGCTGCCCGACCCGACCCAGGTGCTGCCCGGACACGCCCAGAACACCACTATCGGACAGGAGAGGAAGTGGAACCCGTTCCTGACCTGA
- the uvrC gene encoding excinuclease ABC subunit UvrC: MKPKVEAKLATLPARPGVYLMRDGEGRIIYVGKAKLLTNRVRSYFHGRIENPRTAAMVARVDDLDYIVTDSEVEALVLESNLIKEHHPRYNVSLKDDKRYPYLKVTVNEMFPRAFVTRRFERDGGRYFGPYTDAGALRTTLESLRKIFPIRSCRWPLPHRRGARECLNFHLGRCSGPCHGHISEADYRAMIDEMLLFLEGRTAGIEKRLEERMQRASESLDFESAARWRDQLAAVRKMSQRQKMHSPGGADRDILAVAVDGVDGCGVVLKVRDGKLIGREHHYLQNRLGESTEAVLAAFITQKYFSDREYPPEVFLASEAPEREIIEQVLSESAGRRVHVRVPERGEKAALTAMAERNSHLLLEELVLQRAKARQRVPEALLTLQKTLRLPRLPRLMVCFDVSTIQGAYAVAAMSCFRNGQPAKSGYRRFRIRSVEGQDDFAMLQEAVGRYFARVAAGEIEPPTLVVIDGGKGQLGAALETVRKAGLENIPPLIGLAKREEEVFLPGESDPYVLSRRSEALRMLQHLRDEAHRFAVGYHRVVRTRETLATRLEEAPGIGKARSRALIVAFGSAEAVGKASVEQLMEVKGISAELAAGVLELLNGETENGEQDAQDA; the protein is encoded by the coding sequence TTGAAACCCAAAGTCGAAGCCAAGCTGGCCACTCTGCCCGCCCGTCCGGGGGTCTACCTGATGCGTGACGGCGAGGGCCGGATAATCTACGTGGGCAAGGCCAAGCTGCTCACCAACCGGGTGCGCAGCTATTTCCACGGCCGGATCGAGAACCCGCGCACCGCGGCGATGGTGGCCCGGGTGGATGACCTGGACTACATCGTCACCGACAGCGAGGTCGAGGCCCTGGTTCTGGAGAGCAACCTGATCAAGGAGCACCACCCGCGCTACAACGTGAGCCTCAAGGATGACAAGCGCTACCCGTACCTCAAGGTCACAGTGAACGAAATGTTCCCGCGCGCCTTTGTCACCCGGCGTTTCGAGCGGGACGGGGGGCGCTATTTCGGGCCCTACACGGATGCCGGGGCGCTGCGCACCACGCTGGAATCCCTGCGCAAGATTTTCCCGATCCGTTCTTGCCGCTGGCCGCTTCCCCACCGGCGCGGGGCGCGCGAATGCCTGAATTTCCACCTGGGCCGCTGCTCGGGGCCCTGTCACGGGCATATCTCGGAGGCCGACTACCGGGCGATGATCGACGAGATGTTGCTGTTCCTGGAGGGCCGCACCGCAGGGATCGAGAAGCGCCTTGAGGAGCGGATGCAGCGGGCCAGCGAGAGCCTGGATTTCGAGAGCGCGGCCCGTTGGCGCGACCAGCTCGCCGCGGTGCGCAAGATGAGCCAGCGCCAGAAAATGCACTCGCCCGGCGGCGCCGACCGTGACATCCTGGCCGTGGCCGTGGACGGTGTGGACGGTTGCGGGGTGGTGCTCAAGGTGCGCGACGGCAAGCTGATCGGACGGGAGCACCATTATCTGCAGAACCGTCTGGGCGAATCCACCGAGGCCGTGCTCGCCGCTTTCATAACCCAGAAATATTTCAGCGACCGCGAGTACCCGCCCGAGGTGTTCCTGGCCTCCGAGGCGCCGGAGCGCGAGATCATCGAGCAGGTGCTGAGCGAAAGCGCCGGCCGCCGGGTGCATGTCCGCGTGCCCGAGCGCGGCGAGAAAGCCGCCCTCACCGCCATGGCCGAACGCAACAGCCACCTGTTGCTGGAGGAGCTGGTGCTCCAGCGCGCCAAGGCCCGTCAGCGGGTGCCCGAGGCCCTGCTCACCCTGCAGAAAACCCTGCGCCTGCCGCGCCTGCCCCGGCTGATGGTCTGCTTCGATGTCTCTACCATCCAGGGGGCCTATGCCGTGGCCGCGATGAGCTGTTTCCGCAACGGCCAGCCGGCCAAGAGCGGCTACCGTCGTTTCCGTATCCGCAGCGTCGAGGGACAGGACGATTTCGCCATGCTGCAGGAGGCGGTGGGGCGATATTTCGCCCGGGTGGCCGCCGGAGAGATCGAACCGCCCACCCTGGTGGTGATCGACGGGGGCAAGGGACAACTGGGTGCGGCCCTGGAGACAGTACGCAAGGCGGGGCTGGAGAACATCCCGCCCTTGATCGGCCTGGCCAAGCGCGAGGAGGAGGTTTTCCTGCCCGGCGAGAGCGACCCCTACGTGCTCTCGCGCCGCAGCGAGGCGCTGCGCATGCTCCAGCACCTGCGGGATGAGGCCCACCGCTTTGCCGTGGGCTACCACCGCGTGGTGCGCACGCGCGAGACCCTGGCCACGCGCCTGGAAGAGGCCCCCGGGATCGGCAAGGCGCGCAGCCGGGCGCTGATCGTGGCTTTCGGCTCGGCCGAGGCGGTGGGCAAGGCCAGCGTGGAGCAGTTGATGGAGGTGAAAGGCATCTCGGCCGAACTGGCCGCCGGGGTGCTCGAATTGCTGAACGGAGAGACGGAGAACGGAGAACAGGATGCTCAGGACGCTTAA